The following are from one region of the Syngnathus acus chromosome 10, fSynAcu1.2, whole genome shotgun sequence genome:
- the LOC119129533 gene encoding ladderlectin-like, with translation MQFALGVLLLCGSISVSWAASVKIGLRCPAGWIQLDTRCFIFQNEPLNFRLAETVCNILGGNLVSIHNQLENEVVRHVILAGAGSFARTWIGLYDRIMDGDYLWTDGSEVDFFDWANNRPTMNANQDCVEINFQNNDQWNDRACRGRLPFVCAKDLNHF, from the exons ATGCAGTTTGCCCTTGGCGTGTTACTCTTGTGTGGCAGCATCAGTGTAAGT TGGGCCGCTTCCGTCAAAATAG GACTTCGTTGCCCTGCCGGCTGGATTCAGTTGGACACCCGCTGTTTCATCTTCCAAAACGAGCCATTAAATTTCCGTCTTGCGGAG ACTGTCTGCAACATTCTCGGGGGAAACCTGGTTTCCATCCACAATCAACTTGAAAATGAAGTAGTCCGCCACGTGATTCTGGCGGGGGCTGGCTCTTTTGCGCGGACTTGGATTGGACTATATGACCGGATCATG GATGGAGATTATTTATGGACGGATGGCTCAGAGGTGGATTTCTTCGACTGGGCGAATAACAGGCCAACCATGAACGCAAATCAAGACTGTGTCGAGATCAACTTCCAAA ATAACGATCAGTGGAATGATCGCGCCTGTCGTGGTCGACTACCCTTCGTGTGTGCAAAAGATCTGAATCACTTTTAA